The following are encoded together in the Desulfococcus multivorans genome:
- a CDS encoding citrate/2-methylcitrate synthase: MTEECKITMNTGLRGVTIASTRISDVDGDAGKLIYRGYLVKDLAENASFEEVAYLLLFERMPKAEELAAFKKTLVGRMPIPSEIIDALKTRPRDALPMDILQAGVAMLAHHDPDVRVEGSRDAAIRMGIRLIAGLPTLVAAWDRLRNGRAPVAPLPELGHAANFLYMMSGRIPDEEAASFFDACLVLHAEHSFNASTFAAREVASTRAHMYAAVGAAVGSLSGALHGGANTRVMQMLKEIDTVENIDAYIEKQLGSGGKIMGLGHAVYKVDDPRALILAPMSRRMGERIGEVKWYEISRRLEEKAKAAFKRHKDMDIYVNVDFYSASLYYAMGIAMDLFTPIFAISRVAGWAAHVLEEQFAGAAPKPMLYRPESEYIGDYCGPEACAWEPIDRR, encoded by the coding sequence ATGACCGAAGAATGCAAGATTACGATGAACACCGGGCTTCGCGGCGTCACCATCGCGAGCACCCGCATCAGCGATGTGGACGGTGATGCCGGAAAACTGATCTATCGCGGCTATCTGGTCAAGGATCTGGCTGAAAACGCCTCCTTTGAGGAGGTCGCCTATCTGCTTCTCTTCGAGCGGATGCCCAAGGCGGAAGAACTTGCGGCATTCAAGAAGACCCTGGTCGGCCGGATGCCGATTCCGTCCGAGATTATCGATGCCTTGAAAACCCGGCCCCGGGACGCCCTTCCCATGGATATCCTTCAGGCGGGGGTGGCCATGCTGGCCCATCACGACCCCGATGTCCGCGTCGAGGGAAGCCGCGATGCCGCTATCCGTATGGGTATCCGGCTCATCGCCGGGCTGCCCACGCTGGTGGCGGCCTGGGACCGCCTCCGCAACGGCCGGGCGCCGGTGGCGCCATTGCCGGAGCTGGGGCATGCCGCCAATTTTCTTTACATGATGAGCGGCCGGATCCCCGACGAGGAGGCGGCAAGCTTTTTCGACGCATGCCTGGTGCTTCACGCCGAGCATTCCTTTAACGCGTCGACCTTCGCCGCCCGGGAGGTCGCCTCCACCCGAGCCCACATGTACGCCGCCGTCGGCGCAGCCGTGGGGTCCCTGTCGGGTGCGCTTCACGGCGGCGCCAACACCCGGGTCATGCAGATGCTCAAGGAGATCGACACGGTGGAGAACATCGATGCCTACATCGAGAAGCAGCTCGGCTCCGGCGGCAAGATCATGGGGCTGGGGCATGCCGTCTACAAGGTGGACGACCCCCGGGCCCTCATCCTGGCGCCGATGTCCCGGAGGATGGGCGAGCGGATCGGCGAGGTCAAGTGGTACGAGATCTCCAGGCGCCTGGAGGAAAAGGCCAAGGCGGCCTTCAAGCGCCACAAGGATATGGACATCTATGTCAATGTAGACTTCTACAGCGCTTCCCTCTATTACGCCATGGGTATCGCCATGGATCTGTTCACCCCGATCTTCGCCATATCGCGAGTCGCCGGATGGGCGGCCCACGTCCTGGAGGAACAGTTTGCCGGCGCCGCGCCCAAACCGATGCTCTATCGGCCCGAGTCCGAATACATCGGGGACTATTGCGGGCCCGAGGCGTGCGCGTGGGAGCCGATTGACCGCCGGTAG
- the clpB gene encoding ATP-dependent chaperone ClpB — protein MRFDKFTLKSQEMIQNAQALAARLGNQQIEPEHLLSAMLSEPESIAKSMLRKLGASPGAIAREVTLALKNLPKVSGVSDTYLSPRAKTVLDAAFAEASKMKDEYVSVEHILIAVADEKQGEAARILRHYGVERESILKVLMDIRGGQTITDPNPEEKYQALDKFSRDLTHLARLGKLDPVIGRDDEIRRIVQVLSRRTKNNPVLIGDPGVGKTAIVEGLAQRIVRGDVSETLKNRRLVSLDMGALIAGAKYRGEFEDRLKAVLKEVERAEGEVVLFIDELHTLVGAGAAEGAMDASNMLKPALARGTLRCVGATTINEYRKHIEKDAALERRFQPVLVREPNVEDTISILRGLKEKYEVHHGVRIKDSAIVAAATLSHRYITDRFLPDKAIDLIDECASKLRIEIDSMPVEIDEIQRKILQMEIEREALKKETDPVSQERLRKLDRSVASLKEEMAGMKVHWQNEKELIQTIRKIKEDLEHLRVEEQTAEREGDLARVAELRYGKAGELKKRLEAANQDLAGLQAEKKMLKEEVDSEDVAEVVSRWTGIPVSRMLEGEREKLLKAEERLARRVVGQREAIIAVANAVRRARSGLQDPNRPIGSFIFMGPTGVGKTELGKALAEFMFDDEQAIVRVDMSEFMEKHSVARLIGAPPGYVGYEEGGYLTEAVRRRPYSVILFDEIEKAHTEVFNVLLQILDDGRMTDGHGRTVDFKNTVVIMTSNVGSQYIQEMGVGRDQEVEARVKESLRRTFKPEFLNRIDEIIFFHSLDHEQIGEIVEIQIGRLKKRLEERQITLILSDEARKHIAEKGYDPIYGARPLKRAIQKTIENPLSMEILKGTIPDGSTVAAGVQNGEIVFHTVG, from the coding sequence ATGCGATTTGACAAATTTACCCTTAAATCCCAGGAAATGATTCAGAACGCCCAGGCACTTGCCGCCCGCCTGGGCAATCAGCAGATTGAACCGGAACACCTTCTCAGCGCCATGCTGTCGGAGCCTGAAAGCATCGCGAAATCGATGCTCCGAAAGCTTGGCGCCTCGCCGGGCGCGATCGCCCGGGAGGTCACCCTTGCCCTCAAGAACCTCCCCAAGGTGAGCGGCGTGAGCGATACCTATCTCTCTCCCCGGGCCAAGACCGTCCTGGATGCCGCCTTTGCCGAAGCCTCGAAAATGAAGGACGAGTACGTCAGCGTCGAGCACATCCTGATTGCCGTCGCCGACGAGAAGCAGGGGGAGGCGGCCCGGATTCTCAGGCATTACGGCGTCGAACGCGAATCCATCCTCAAGGTCCTCATGGACATCCGCGGCGGTCAGACCATCACCGACCCAAATCCAGAGGAAAAATATCAGGCCCTCGACAAATTCAGTCGGGACCTGACCCATCTGGCCCGGCTGGGTAAGCTGGACCCCGTAATCGGGCGCGACGACGAGATCCGACGCATCGTTCAGGTTCTCTCGCGAAGGACCAAAAACAATCCGGTGCTCATCGGGGATCCCGGCGTCGGCAAAACCGCCATCGTGGAGGGGCTGGCCCAGCGCATCGTCCGGGGCGACGTGTCCGAAACCCTCAAGAACCGCCGGCTGGTCTCCCTCGACATGGGCGCCTTGATCGCCGGCGCCAAATACCGGGGAGAATTCGAAGATCGCCTCAAGGCGGTGCTCAAGGAAGTGGAGCGGGCCGAAGGAGAGGTGGTGCTGTTCATCGACGAACTCCACACCCTTGTCGGCGCCGGCGCGGCCGAGGGGGCCATGGACGCCTCCAACATGCTCAAGCCCGCTCTCGCCCGGGGAACCCTCCGGTGCGTGGGGGCCACCACCATCAACGAATACCGGAAACACATCGAAAAGGACGCCGCCCTGGAACGGCGCTTCCAGCCGGTCCTCGTGCGGGAACCCAACGTTGAGGACACCATTTCGATTCTCCGGGGGCTCAAGGAGAAATACGAGGTGCACCACGGCGTCCGCATCAAGGACTCGGCCATCGTGGCGGCGGCGACCCTGTCCCATCGCTATATCACCGACCGCTTCCTTCCCGACAAGGCTATCGACCTGATCGACGAATGCGCCTCCAAGCTCCGCATCGAGATCGACAGCATGCCGGTGGAGATCGACGAGATCCAGCGCAAGATCCTCCAGATGGAGATCGAGCGCGAAGCCCTGAAAAAGGAGACCGATCCGGTCTCGCAGGAACGTCTCCGGAAGCTCGACAGAAGCGTCGCCTCCCTCAAGGAGGAGATGGCGGGAATGAAGGTCCACTGGCAGAACGAAAAGGAATTGATCCAGACCATCCGGAAAATCAAGGAGGACCTGGAACATTTGCGTGTCGAGGAGCAGACGGCCGAACGGGAGGGCGATCTCGCCCGGGTGGCCGAGCTGCGCTATGGCAAGGCCGGAGAACTCAAAAAGCGGCTGGAGGCCGCCAACCAGGACCTGGCCGGACTTCAGGCCGAAAAGAAGATGCTGAAAGAAGAGGTGGACAGCGAGGACGTTGCGGAGGTCGTCTCACGATGGACGGGCATCCCCGTCAGCAGAATGCTTGAAGGGGAGCGGGAAAAGCTGCTCAAGGCCGAGGAACGGCTGGCCCGTCGGGTCGTCGGCCAGCGCGAAGCCATTATCGCCGTGGCCAACGCCGTCAGGAGAGCCCGTTCCGGCCTCCAGGACCCCAACCGTCCCATCGGCTCCTTTATCTTTATGGGACCCACCGGCGTGGGAAAAACGGAACTCGGAAAAGCGCTGGCGGAATTCATGTTCGACGACGAGCAGGCCATCGTCCGCGTCGACATGTCCGAATTCATGGAAAAGCATTCGGTGGCCCGGCTCATCGGAGCACCTCCGGGATACGTGGGCTACGAGGAAGGCGGATACCTGACCGAGGCGGTCCGGCGAAGGCCCTATTCCGTCATCCTCTTCGACGAGATCGAGAAGGCCCACACCGAGGTCTTCAACGTCCTGCTCCAGATCCTGGATGACGGTCGGATGACCGACGGCCACGGCCGAACCGTCGATTTCAAGAACACGGTCGTCATCATGACCTCCAACGTGGGAAGTCAATACATCCAGGAGATGGGCGTCGGCCGCGACCAGGAGGTCGAAGCGCGCGTAAAGGAAAGCCTCCGCAGAACCTTCAAGCCCGAATTCCTGAACCGCATCGACGAAATCATCTTCTTTCACAGCCTCGATCACGAGCAGATCGGGGAGATCGTCGAGATCCAGATCGGGCGACTCAAGAAGCGTCTGGAGGAACGCCAGATCACCCTGATCCTCTCCGACGAGGCCCGAAAACACATCGCCGAAAAGGGATATGATCCGATTTACGGTGCAAGGCCCCTCAAGCGGGCCATTCAGAAAACCATTGAAAATCCCCTCTCCATGGAGATCCTCAAGGGTACGATCCCGGACGGATCGACAGTGGCGGCGGGGGTTCAGAACGGGGAGATCGTGTTTCACACAGTAGGCTGA
- a CDS encoding Fur family transcriptional regulator produces MTTDRLNSKDAGRNIRMTRQRKVILEVLRGMASHPGAEEIYEVVRRELPRISLGTVYRNLEILSELGKIQKLELGGTLKRFDWNTRKHYHIRCINCDRVDDAPMNFMEHVENSLDDTTGYRITGHRLEFLGLCPDCLEKAIDRRTLSPHPVAEPSDSAKSPDGDAPMSRKASNF; encoded by the coding sequence TTGACCACAGATCGACTTAACAGTAAGGATGCCGGGCGGAACATCCGGATGACGCGGCAGCGGAAGGTGATTCTGGAGGTGCTGAGAGGGATGGCTTCCCACCCCGGCGCCGAGGAGATCTACGAGGTCGTTCGCCGTGAGCTTCCCCGCATCAGTCTCGGTACTGTCTATCGCAACCTGGAGATCCTGTCGGAGCTGGGAAAGATTCAGAAACTCGAGCTGGGGGGAACCCTCAAGCGGTTTGACTGGAACACCCGCAAACACTATCATATCCGGTGCATCAACTGTGATCGTGTGGACGACGCTCCCATGAACTTCATGGAACATGTGGAAAACAGCCTCGACGATACCACCGGCTATCGGATCACGGGGCATCGGCTGGAATTCCTGGGGCTGTGTCCCGACTGCCTGGAAAAGGCCATCGACCGCCGAACCCTATCCCCCCATCCCGTCGCCGAGCCGTCCGATTCAGCCAAAAGCCCGGACGGCGACGCCCCGATGTCCAGGAAGGCTTCCAATTTCTGA
- a CDS encoding phosphatidylglycerophosphatase A, with protein sequence MNIPEKPKHKIAFFVGSACGLGLSPVLPGTCGALLGVVLHAAVVLALPASLKMPMLLTMFAAVCAANHLLTPWAEAHWGVKDPPHFVLDEVAGYLLIPILFREGNLWPVAVWGFVLFRILDIFKLLPPARLIDEQLGGPWGVLLDDLVSAGYAAWIMAIVYWMSPELFV encoded by the coding sequence ATGAATATTCCTGAAAAGCCAAAACATAAAATAGCTTTTTTTGTAGGATCCGCCTGCGGACTGGGATTATCCCCCGTTCTTCCCGGAACCTGCGGGGCGCTGCTGGGGGTTGTTCTTCACGCAGCCGTCGTTCTGGCGCTTCCCGCCTCTCTGAAGATGCCGATGCTCCTGACGATGTTCGCCGCGGTCTGCGCGGCCAATCACCTTCTGACCCCGTGGGCGGAGGCCCACTGGGGTGTCAAGGACCCCCCCCACTTCGTCCTGGACGAGGTGGCGGGCTATCTGCTGATCCCGATCCTGTTCCGGGAAGGGAACCTGTGGCCCGTGGCCGTATGGGGATTCGTCCTTTTCCGGATTCTGGACATTTTCAAGCTCCTGCCGCCGGCCCGCCTGATCGACGAACAGCTTGGCGGCCCGTGGGGTGTGCTCCTGGACGATCTGGTAAGCGCCGGATACGCCGCCTGGATCATGGCGATCGTCTATTGGATGTCACCCGAACTATTCGTGTGA
- a CDS encoding sigma-54-dependent transcriptional regulator: protein MSSISKDTAPSNIIITQNEAMLSVIEDVKSAAAARKPLFITGESGTGKELMVDYIYEIGGFRGGLAKINVMDLNDEDLFPATLFGYTRGAFARSEESHGGLIEKASGGVLFLDEISALNPASQIRIYKLLQSGEYIPLGKDKPSHTDAYIVFASSADLWVLQRSGRFRRDLNLKLREHHVHLPPLRDRIDDIPLLTDYFFEESARILEKKRPTPPKELYTLLKTYSFPGNVSELRRMVFEAVREHKSKILSLDVFKAHMSRKKAEKPYREELDVDDDAPFKSFRKLPTIKKVTHMLVEEAMRRSGGNQSIAARMLGISQPALSKRLKNAAKKRK from the coding sequence ATGTCCAGCATTTCGAAAGATACCGCACCTTCCAACATAATCATCACCCAGAACGAGGCGATGCTCTCCGTCATAGAGGACGTCAAATCCGCCGCGGCCGCGCGTAAACCGTTGTTCATCACCGGAGAAAGCGGAACCGGAAAGGAATTGATGGTGGACTACATATACGAGATCGGCGGTTTCCGAGGCGGACTGGCCAAGATCAACGTCATGGATCTGAATGACGAGGATCTCTTCCCGGCGACGCTGTTCGGTTATACCAGGGGCGCCTTCGCACGTTCGGAGGAAAGTCATGGAGGGCTGATCGAAAAAGCCTCGGGCGGCGTCCTTTTCCTCGATGAAATCAGCGCCCTCAACCCCGCCTCCCAGATTCGAATCTACAAGCTGCTCCAATCCGGGGAATACATCCCCCTGGGAAAGGACAAGCCGTCCCACACCGACGCCTACATCGTCTTCGCCAGCAGCGCCGATCTGTGGGTGCTGCAGCGGTCGGGCAGATTTCGAAGGGATCTTAACCTCAAGCTGCGCGAGCACCACGTCCACCTGCCCCCGCTTCGGGACCGCATCGACGACATCCCTCTCCTGACGGATTATTTCTTCGAGGAGTCCGCGCGTATTCTGGAAAAGAAGCGACCCACCCCCCCGAAGGAGCTGTACACCCTTCTGAAGACATACAGCTTCCCCGGCAACGTCTCCGAACTTCGGCGGATGGTGTTCGAAGCCGTCCGGGAGCACAAGTCCAAGATTCTGTCCCTGGATGTTTTCAAGGCGCACATGAGCCGGAAGAAGGCGGAGAAGCCCTACCGGGAGGAGTTGGATGTCGACGACGACGCCCCCTTCAAATCCTTCCGGAAACTGCCGACCATCAAGAAAGTGACCCATATGCTGGTGGAGGAAGCCATGCGCCGCTCCGGGGGGAACCAGTCGATTGCCGCCAGAATGCTGGGTATTTCCCAGCCGGCACTGAGCAAGCGCCTGAAAAACGCCGCCAAAAAACGCAAATAA
- a CDS encoding calcium-translocating P-type ATPase, PMCA-type gives MFSYKGLSEREVEASRLEHGSNRISPQEVETFWDKLKDNFKDPMIVILVVALAVVTVLAVFGFAEWYEGVAIAAAVALATFVATASEFKNEQTFQKLQEEASRILINVFREGALRIVGIDDIVVGDVVLLQPGDKIPADGRIIQGKVKVNQAALTGEPVPVTKKPGEAELSDLANPHSVYRGTIVEDGEAAMTVLKVGDRTQLGRLSEGLQTDNRQGPLRVKLSRLADDIARFGYIGATFIGAAFMFKSVYLDNGGDAAAMMAYVSNWQVLLLDIVTALILAVIIIVVAVPEGLPMMIAIVLAQNMRKLLKSNVLVRQLVGVETSGSLNLLFADKTGTITQGKLDAVGFMAVEGGGDDVRVVEYDRFDAVPDALARLLDLSLRENTSCVVNCEADKEEERIIGGNITERALLRFIHADVSACVEPAAENVFQVLFNSARKFSAAGIKTLDGEELTLIKGAPERILARAAHHYAPTGERVPISEAEKAVLNQAIDRKADAGFRLIAVAVREGISPEDASDDMKDLPEGMTLLGFALIRDELRPESRPAIETLQGAGIHVVMLTGDRSGTAKAIAREAGLLNGEHKKAIRSSEMADMSDDALRALLPDLNVVSRCLPQDKMRLVKVAQEAGLVVGMTGDGVNDSPALSKADIGFGLGSGTEVAKEASDIVVLDDNIQSITSAVHYGRTIYRSIQKFITFQLTVNVSAIAIAFIGPFMGFKLPLTMIQLLWVNLIMDTLAALAFSGEPPLARHMAEKPKRRDENLITPAMWSSILGNGFLITLISVVFLTVPAVRGLFNSEAAFMTAFFGVFVFLNNFNKFNVRVEDFNLFAHILENRGFLRIVGIIFLIQILVTYFGGEMFRTVPLLPVEWLYVVAFSIVIIPLDLLRKYVFRMFA, from the coding sequence ATGTTCAGTTACAAAGGACTCAGCGAAAGGGAGGTCGAGGCCTCCCGCCTGGAACACGGCTCCAACCGGATCAGCCCCCAGGAGGTCGAGACCTTCTGGGACAAATTGAAGGACAACTTCAAAGATCCCATGATCGTCATCCTGGTGGTGGCGCTGGCCGTCGTCACCGTTCTGGCCGTGTTCGGATTCGCCGAATGGTATGAGGGCGTGGCAATCGCCGCGGCCGTGGCCCTGGCGACGTTCGTCGCCACGGCGTCGGAATTCAAGAACGAACAGACCTTTCAGAAGCTTCAGGAGGAAGCCTCCAGGATCCTGATCAATGTTTTCCGGGAGGGCGCGCTCAGGATCGTCGGCATCGACGACATCGTCGTGGGGGACGTGGTGCTGCTTCAGCCCGGCGATAAGATCCCGGCGGACGGACGGATTATCCAAGGGAAGGTCAAGGTCAACCAGGCGGCCCTGACCGGCGAACCGGTACCGGTGACCAAGAAGCCCGGCGAGGCCGAACTCTCGGATCTGGCAAACCCTCATTCGGTGTACCGCGGCACCATCGTGGAGGACGGCGAGGCGGCCATGACCGTTCTGAAGGTCGGAGACCGGACGCAGCTGGGCCGGCTCTCGGAAGGGCTTCAAACGGACAACCGGCAGGGCCCGCTCAGGGTGAAGCTCTCCAGACTGGCCGACGATATCGCCCGGTTCGGCTACATCGGCGCCACTTTCATCGGTGCGGCCTTCATGTTCAAGTCCGTTTATCTCGACAACGGGGGTGACGCCGCGGCCATGATGGCCTATGTCTCCAACTGGCAGGTGCTGCTTCTCGACATCGTGACGGCCCTCATTCTCGCGGTCATCATCATCGTCGTCGCCGTGCCCGAAGGGCTGCCCATGATGATCGCCATCGTTCTGGCCCAGAACATGCGCAAACTCCTCAAATCGAACGTCCTGGTCCGACAATTGGTGGGGGTCGAGACCTCGGGGAGCCTCAACCTCCTCTTCGCCGACAAGACCGGAACCATCACCCAGGGCAAGCTCGACGCCGTCGGGTTCATGGCCGTCGAGGGCGGCGGAGACGACGTCCGGGTCGTGGAATACGATCGGTTCGATGCCGTTCCCGACGCCCTGGCCCGGCTTCTGGATTTGTCGCTTCGCGAGAATACGTCGTGCGTCGTGAACTGCGAGGCCGACAAAGAGGAGGAACGGATCATCGGCGGCAACATTACGGAACGGGCCCTCCTCAGGTTCATCCACGCCGACGTGAGCGCCTGCGTCGAACCGGCGGCGGAGAATGTGTTTCAGGTGCTCTTCAATTCCGCCCGGAAGTTTTCCGCAGCCGGCATCAAAACCCTTGACGGAGAGGAATTGACCCTGATCAAGGGCGCGCCGGAACGGATCCTGGCGCGTGCCGCCCATCACTACGCCCCAACCGGTGAGCGGGTTCCGATTTCCGAGGCCGAGAAGGCCGTGCTCAACCAGGCCATCGACCGGAAGGCCGATGCCGGATTCCGCCTCATCGCCGTCGCCGTTCGGGAGGGCATTTCCCCGGAGGACGCGTCGGATGACATGAAAGACCTGCCGGAAGGGATGACGCTCCTGGGCTTTGCGTTGATCCGGGACGAGCTTCGCCCCGAGTCGCGGCCGGCCATCGAGACCCTTCAGGGCGCGGGAATTCACGTGGTCATGCTGACGGGGGACCGCAGCGGAACGGCCAAGGCCATCGCCCGTGAGGCGGGGCTGTTGAACGGCGAACACAAGAAGGCCATCCGTTCGTCGGAAATGGCCGATATGTCGGATGATGCCCTTCGGGCACTCCTCCCGGATCTGAACGTGGTGTCGCGGTGTCTGCCCCAGGACAAGATGCGGCTGGTGAAGGTGGCCCAGGAAGCCGGCCTGGTGGTGGGGATGACCGGCGACGGAGTCAACGACAGCCCGGCCCTTTCCAAGGCCGACATTGGATTCGGGCTCGGCAGCGGGACGGAGGTGGCCAAGGAGGCTTCGGATATCGTCGTTCTGGACGACAACATCCAGTCCATCACCAGCGCGGTCCACTACGGCCGGACCATCTACCGCTCGATCCAGAAATTCATCACCTTTCAGCTGACCGTCAACGTCAGCGCCATTGCCATCGCCTTCATCGGGCCGTTCATGGGGTTCAAGCTGCCCCTCACCATGATTCAGCTCCTGTGGGTCAACCTGATCATGGACACCCTGGCCGCCCTGGCCTTCTCCGGGGAACCCCCCCTGGCCAGGCACATGGCCGAGAAGCCCAAGCGACGGGATGAAAACCTGATCACCCCCGCCATGTGGTCGTCCATTCTCGGCAACGGCTTTCTCATTACCCTGATCTCCGTCGTCTTTCTCACGGTGCCTGCCGTGCGAGGTCTCTTCAACAGCGAGGCGGCGTTCATGACGGCCTTTTTCGGCGTG